The following coding sequences are from one Dermacentor silvarum isolate Dsil-2018 chromosome 4, BIME_Dsil_1.4, whole genome shotgun sequence window:
- the LOC119450212 gene encoding steroid receptor RNA activator 1 — MAALRPGNDDKAWNDPPVFAYTDVQGTPAAAAPKRNLLNKRVAFPQDGIKPQNAPSATGTAPPPSGQAPSSGLLIAAHSGDLTEASNKADQKEAEGANDSPKATPACSPENLKEETLSNLNKAAIQCAQNMEKRKQDDVRKRLDVFKSVWEQGKLSLPVQQRMHELALELLNGNHEKANALHVSLMVDYVSEVSQWMLGIKHLILAAQAAQEKSTSDTQEST, encoded by the exons atggcggcgctcaGGCCAG GGAATGATGACAAGGCGTGGAACGATCCTCCGGTGTTCGCATACACTGACGTCCAAGGCACACCAGCCGCAGCGGCGCCCAAGAGGAACCTCCTGAACAAGAGGGTTGCCTTTCCTCAGGATGGTATAAAGCCTCAGAATGCACCATCGGCGACTGGCACGGCGCCCCCACCTTCAG gaCAGGCACCATCATCTGGGCTTTTGATAGCAGCCCATTCAGGTGACCTCACAGAAGCTAGTAATAAGGCTGACCAAAAGGAGGCAGAAGGGGCAAATGACAGTCCAAAGGCAACCCCAGCCTGTTCCCCAGAAAATCTCAAAGAAGAGACTCTAAGCAACCTCAACAAAGCTGCCATACAGTGTGCACAGAACATGGAG AAGAGAAAGCAAGATGATGTAAGAAAGCGCCTAGATGTATTCAAGAGTGTGTGGGAGCAGGGAAAGCTCAGTCTACCAGTACAACAACGAATGCATGAGTTAGCACTGG AGCTTCTGAATGGAAATCACGAAAAGGCAAACGCACTTCATGTTTCCCTAATGGTGGACTACGTAAGTGAG GTCAGCCAGTGGATGCTTGGCATCAAGCACCTGATCTTAGCAGCCCAGGCAGCACAAGAAAAGTCTACTAGTGATACACAGGAGTCCACTTGA